Proteins found in one Herbiconiux sp. A18JL235 genomic segment:
- a CDS encoding isopenicillin N synthase family dioxygenase gives MTLDIPSTSTLDSATLPVLDLSRLSQGDAEAEAFRVDLREATHDYGFFYLTGHGVPQQLIDDVMAVSRRFFDLPEADKMAIENIRSPHFRGYTRVGGELTQGKVDWREQIDIGTEREPVTDPDAPDFMRLEGPNQWPDALPELQTTVSEWYDELSRVALTLLRAWAVSLGASEDVFDEAFAERPSTLIKIVRYPGKSDPEPKQGVGAHKDSGVLTLLLVEPGKGGLQVEKDGEWIDAPPIDGAFVVNIGELLEVATDGYLKATVHRVISPRIGTDRISIPFFYAPALDSTIPVLTLPEELAAEARGITVDPGNPIFTTYGENAFKSRLRAHPDVAAIHHSDLVEKNAAAAAQNSIA, from the coding sequence ATGACACTCGACATCCCCAGCACCAGCACCCTCGACTCGGCCACCCTGCCGGTTCTCGACCTCAGCCGCCTCTCGCAGGGCGACGCCGAGGCGGAGGCCTTCCGGGTCGACCTGCGCGAGGCCACCCACGACTACGGCTTCTTCTACCTCACCGGGCACGGCGTGCCCCAGCAGCTGATCGACGACGTGATGGCCGTCTCGCGCCGCTTCTTCGACCTTCCCGAGGCCGACAAGATGGCGATCGAGAACATCAGGAGCCCGCACTTCCGCGGCTACACCCGCGTCGGCGGCGAGCTCACCCAGGGCAAGGTCGATTGGCGCGAGCAGATCGACATCGGCACCGAGCGCGAGCCGGTCACCGACCCCGACGCGCCCGACTTCATGCGGCTCGAAGGCCCGAACCAGTGGCCGGATGCGCTCCCCGAGCTCCAGACGACGGTCTCCGAGTGGTACGACGAGCTCAGCCGCGTCGCCCTCACCCTGCTGCGCGCCTGGGCCGTCTCGCTCGGCGCATCCGAGGACGTCTTCGACGAGGCCTTCGCCGAGCGCCCCTCCACCCTCATCAAGATCGTGCGCTACCCCGGCAAGAGCGACCCGGAGCCCAAGCAGGGCGTCGGCGCGCACAAGGACAGCGGCGTACTCACCCTCCTCCTCGTCGAGCCCGGCAAGGGCGGCCTGCAGGTGGAGAAGGACGGTGAGTGGATCGACGCTCCCCCGATCGACGGCGCCTTCGTCGTGAACATCGGCGAGCTGCTCGAGGTCGCGACCGACGGCTACCTCAAGGCGACGGTGCACCGCGTCATCTCGCCGCGCATCGGCACCGACCGCATCTCGATCCCGTTCTTCTACGCCCCGGCGCTCGACTCGACGATCCCCGTGCTCACCCTCCCCGAGGAGCTCGCTGCCGAGGCGCGCGGCATCACCGTCGACCCCGGCAACCCGATCTTCACCACCTACGGCGAGAACGCGTTCAAGAGCCGGCTGCGCGCCCACCCCGACGTGGCGGCGATCCACCACTCCGACCTCGTGGAGAAGAACGCGGCCGCCGCCGCGCAGAACAGCATCGCGTGA
- a CDS encoding class I SAM-dependent methyltransferase, with protein MPVLPDLRKRAVTARELMDDPDCDPQLLARTFEQFQGVNRLVAGWKGTYRERIRPLLSATTPSTLIDVGCGGGDIARDLARWARRDGLLLEVTGIDPDPRAIAAATRAPNPDGVTFLTLDSSALVDRAFRFDFVISNHVLHHLSPQQLTDLLIDCELLCRGLSIHSDIRRSRLAYLEYWAATLVLFRGSFVRQDGLTSIRRSYTTPELRVAARREWNVESQAPFRNLLTYAASAAARETEPSGTAD; from the coding sequence ATGCCCGTCCTGCCCGACCTCCGCAAGCGGGCGGTCACCGCGCGGGAGCTGATGGACGACCCCGACTGCGACCCGCAGCTGCTCGCCCGCACCTTCGAGCAGTTCCAAGGGGTCAACCGTCTCGTGGCCGGCTGGAAGGGGACGTATCGTGAGCGCATCCGGCCCCTGTTGTCGGCGACGACCCCGTCGACGCTCATCGACGTGGGCTGCGGTGGCGGCGACATCGCGCGCGACCTCGCGCGCTGGGCCAGGCGAGACGGTCTGCTGCTCGAGGTGACCGGCATCGACCCCGACCCGAGGGCGATCGCCGCGGCGACGCGGGCGCCGAACCCCGACGGGGTGACCTTCCTCACCCTCGACAGCAGTGCGCTCGTCGACCGCGCGTTCCGGTTCGATTTCGTCATCTCGAACCACGTGCTGCACCACCTGAGCCCCCAGCAGCTCACCGACCTCCTCATCGACTGCGAGCTGCTGTGCCGAGGGCTGTCGATCCACAGCGACATCCGGCGCAGCAGGCTCGCCTACCTGGAGTACTGGGCGGCGACCCTCGTGCTCTTCCGCGGGTCGTTCGTGCGGCAGGACGGTCTCACCTCCATCAGGCGCAGCTACACCACCCCCGAGCTGAGGGTCGCCGCCCGGCGGGAGTGGAACGTGGAGTCGCAGGCTCCGTTCCGCAATCTCCTCACCTACGCCGCGAGTGCTGCAGCGCGCGAGACGGAACCGTCTGGCACGGCAGACTAG
- a CDS encoding MFS transporter produces the protein MSDPQSEPAARRNPFADLTPLRASPAFARLWAGQAISGIGSQMTIVAVGLDIYRLTESTLAVSGVALFALLPMIIAGLYGGMLADAFDRRRVALLAAIVAWGSTALLATLAWTGADSVAALYALATVNAVAATVIQTTRAAIYPRILPRELLPAAAALNGITIGVMVTLGPALAGVLVATVGYGWTYTIDVILFVAAFVGILGLPRILPEGDIHRPGLDSLKHGFAFLKRAPNIRASFLIDIAAMTFGQPRVLFPAIGVLVIGGGPITVGILTAASAIGTMLASVFSGRLGGVRWQGRAIARAVQSYGVSIALFGLVLLVTTLAGAPANDDFSEVNVTALVLASLALAASGASDEVSAIFRSTMLQTAVPDNMRGRLQGVFTVVVTGGPRIGDMYVGLLSVFAALWFPPLLGGIVIVVAAALILRLVHTFRAYDALNPLP, from the coding sequence GTGAGCGACCCGCAGTCGGAGCCGGCCGCGCGACGCAATCCGTTCGCCGATCTCACTCCGCTGCGGGCCAGCCCCGCGTTCGCGCGGTTGTGGGCGGGCCAGGCGATCTCGGGCATCGGCAGCCAGATGACAATCGTGGCCGTCGGACTCGACATCTACCGCCTCACCGAGTCGACCCTCGCGGTCTCCGGGGTCGCGCTGTTCGCCCTGCTGCCCATGATCATCGCCGGTCTCTACGGCGGGATGCTCGCCGACGCCTTCGACCGCCGGAGGGTCGCCCTCCTCGCCGCGATCGTCGCGTGGGGTTCGACGGCACTGCTCGCCACCCTCGCCTGGACGGGCGCCGACAGTGTCGCCGCCCTCTACGCGCTGGCGACGGTGAACGCCGTGGCGGCGACAGTCATCCAGACGACGCGTGCGGCGATCTACCCACGCATCCTGCCGCGCGAGCTCCTGCCTGCGGCCGCGGCCCTCAACGGCATCACCATCGGCGTGATGGTCACGCTGGGCCCGGCCCTCGCGGGCGTGCTGGTGGCCACGGTCGGCTACGGCTGGACCTACACGATCGACGTCATCCTCTTCGTCGCGGCGTTCGTCGGCATCCTCGGCCTCCCGCGCATCCTGCCCGAGGGCGACATCCATCGCCCGGGTCTCGACTCGCTGAAGCACGGGTTCGCCTTCCTGAAGCGCGCGCCGAACATCCGCGCCTCCTTCCTCATCGACATCGCGGCGATGACCTTCGGGCAGCCGCGCGTGCTGTTCCCCGCCATCGGCGTGCTCGTCATCGGCGGCGGCCCCATCACCGTCGGCATCCTCACCGCCGCCTCGGCGATCGGAACGATGCTGGCGAGCGTCTTCTCCGGCCGGCTCGGCGGGGTGCGCTGGCAGGGCAGGGCCATCGCGCGCGCCGTGCAGTCGTACGGCGTGAGCATCGCGCTGTTCGGGTTGGTGCTGCTCGTCACCACACTCGCCGGGGCACCCGCGAACGACGACTTCTCGGAGGTGAACGTCACGGCGCTCGTGCTCGCCTCGCTGGCACTCGCCGCGTCGGGGGCCTCCGACGAGGTGAGCGCCATCTTCCGGTCGACGATGCTGCAGACCGCGGTGCCCGACAACATGCGCGGGCGGCTCCAGGGTGTGTTCACCGTCGTCGTGACGGGCGGGCCCCGCATCGGCGACATGTACGTCGGGCTGCTGTCGGTGTTCGCGGCGCTCTGGTTCCCTCCCCTTCTCGGCGGGATCGTGATCGTCGTGGCGGCGGCGCTCATCCTGCGCCTCGTGCACACCTTCCGCGCCTACGACGCCCTGAACCCACTGCCGTGA
- a CDS encoding type III polyketide synthase, with translation MAVYLRSIGTALPGAALPQGRARDLFAAQPGLSRLGRRLVTASFDASAIDTRYTVVDELTEGSAVPGSTDGPDVHEPVFVGADGVFLAPSTRIRNERYIERAPQLALDAAREALAGVPGVAAADVTHVVTVSCTGFFAPGPDYVLVRELGLRPTTQRLHVGFMGCYGVFPALRAAKAFCEADPDAVVLVVSVELCTLHMRSSNESDQIVASSVFGDGAAAAVVTSGDRGGDGGGLALRLDEFTTTLTPTGEEAMAWTIGDEGFEMVLSSYVPKIIDEHIEGALAPLLGAAGGTPRSMAGHWAVHPGGRSVLDRVQGALQLGEAEMDPSRQTLRTVGNLSSATVLFVLRRILESGSAAAGERVCAMAFGPGLTVEAGLFTIAGRSEEVR, from the coding sequence ATGGCCGTGTACCTCCGCAGCATCGGAACGGCGCTGCCCGGCGCCGCCCTCCCGCAGGGGCGCGCCCGCGACCTCTTCGCCGCCCAGCCCGGCCTCTCGCGGCTCGGCCGCCGTCTCGTCACCGCCTCCTTCGACGCCTCGGCCATCGACACCCGGTACACCGTGGTCGACGAGCTGACCGAGGGCTCCGCTGTGCCAGGCTCGACCGACGGGCCCGACGTTCACGAACCCGTCTTCGTCGGCGCAGACGGGGTCTTCCTCGCTCCCTCCACGCGCATCCGCAACGAGCGCTACATCGAGCGGGCGCCTCAGCTCGCCCTCGACGCAGCGCGCGAGGCTCTCGCCGGGGTGCCGGGAGTCGCCGCCGCCGACGTCACCCATGTCGTCACCGTCTCCTGCACGGGCTTCTTCGCCCCGGGTCCCGACTACGTGCTCGTGCGCGAACTCGGGCTGAGGCCGACCACCCAACGCCTTCACGTCGGTTTCATGGGCTGCTACGGGGTGTTCCCCGCCCTGCGTGCGGCGAAGGCGTTCTGCGAGGCCGATCCGGATGCCGTGGTTCTGGTGGTCAGCGTCGAGCTCTGCACCCTCCACATGCGCTCCTCGAACGAGAGCGACCAGATCGTCGCGTCGTCGGTCTTCGGCGACGGTGCCGCAGCCGCCGTGGTCACCTCCGGCGACCGTGGCGGAGACGGGGGCGGCCTCGCCCTACGGCTCGACGAGTTCACCACCACCCTCACGCCGACGGGCGAGGAGGCGATGGCCTGGACCATCGGCGACGAGGGCTTCGAGATGGTGCTGAGCAGCTACGTGCCGAAGATCATCGACGAGCACATCGAGGGTGCTCTCGCCCCGCTGCTCGGCGCCGCCGGAGGTACCCCGCGGTCGATGGCCGGTCACTGGGCGGTGCACCCCGGCGGGCGCAGCGTGCTCGACCGCGTGCAGGGTGCGCTGCAGCTGGGGGAGGCGGAGATGGATCCCTCGCGGCAGACGCTGCGCACGGTCGGCAACCTCTCCAGCGCGACCGTGCTCTTCGTGCTCCGCCGCATCCTCGAATCGGGGAGCGCCGCGGCGGGCGAGCGCGTCTGCGCGATGGCGTTCGGGCCAGGGCTCACCGTCGAGGCGGGTCTGTTCACCATCGCCGGGCGGTCGGAGGAGGTTCGCTGA
- a CDS encoding PrsW family intramembrane metalloprotease has product MLLSAFDPSGAPTGGAASPSGVQSPAVAAAALQSPAPRAPAGALPAAPMMPVATRPRGASTSSLVFGIVGLLVLGFVFLAVIGYLVLGLGPVAFVICAVVALVPLAVVITAITLIDRWEPEPRPALWFAFLWGAAASVAIALIADFSIQLIVYAASDGLNTTSELWGSVIQAPVVEEGAKAAGILILLLFFRKQFDGPVDGLVYGATIAAGFAFTENILYFGQSLIESGGVGLGFTFVLRGIMSPFAHVMFTACTGVALGFAVRRRAWLAGVGIFLLGLLLAIGLHALWNGSTYLVEGLGGFFLLYLVVQVPLFALAVVFVVLLRRAETRLTRARLQEYAAAGWFSDAEVDMLSTGTGRRQAKAWARTLPPGGSAAMKSFMKHATRLAFVRQRMLVGRSAIGPRHDEAQLLDELLADRAALGTVLQARGV; this is encoded by the coding sequence ATGCTCTTGAGTGCTTTCGACCCGTCCGGCGCGCCGACCGGCGGCGCCGCCTCGCCGTCCGGGGTGCAGTCACCCGCCGTGGCCGCGGCCGCACTGCAGTCGCCTGCGCCTCGAGCGCCCGCCGGCGCTCTGCCCGCCGCACCCATGATGCCCGTCGCGACCAGGCCTCGCGGGGCGTCGACCTCGTCGCTCGTGTTCGGCATCGTCGGGCTGCTCGTGCTCGGCTTCGTCTTCCTCGCCGTCATCGGCTACCTGGTGCTCGGCCTCGGGCCGGTCGCGTTCGTCATCTGCGCCGTCGTCGCGCTGGTGCCGCTCGCCGTCGTCATCACGGCCATCACCCTCATCGACCGCTGGGAGCCCGAACCGCGGCCCGCGCTGTGGTTCGCGTTCCTCTGGGGCGCCGCGGCATCCGTCGCCATCGCGCTCATCGCCGACTTCAGCATCCAGCTCATCGTGTACGCCGCGAGCGACGGTCTCAACACGACGAGCGAGCTATGGGGGTCGGTCATCCAGGCGCCGGTGGTGGAGGAGGGGGCCAAGGCGGCGGGAATCCTCATCCTGCTGCTGTTCTTCCGCAAGCAGTTCGACGGCCCGGTCGACGGGCTCGTCTACGGCGCCACCATCGCCGCAGGGTTCGCGTTCACCGAGAACATCCTCTACTTCGGGCAGTCGCTCATCGAGTCGGGCGGCGTCGGGCTCGGCTTCACCTTCGTGCTGCGGGGCATCATGTCGCCGTTCGCCCACGTCATGTTCACCGCGTGCACCGGTGTCGCGCTCGGGTTCGCGGTGCGGCGCCGCGCCTGGCTCGCCGGCGTCGGCATCTTCCTGCTCGGCCTGCTGCTCGCGATCGGGCTGCACGCGCTGTGGAACGGCTCGACCTACCTCGTGGAGGGGCTCGGCGGCTTCTTCCTGCTCTACCTCGTCGTGCAGGTGCCGCTGTTCGCCCTCGCCGTGGTGTTCGTCGTGCTGCTGCGGCGGGCCGAGACGAGACTCACCAGGGCGAGGTTGCAGGAGTACGCCGCCGCCGGCTGGTTCAGCGACGCCGAGGTCGACATGCTCTCGACGGGCACCGGGCGCCGGCAGGCGAAGGCCTGGGCACGCACCCTGCCGCCCGGGGGGTCTGCGGCGATGAAGTCGTTCATGAAGCACGCCACCCGGCTCGCCTTCGTGCGGCAGCGGATGCTCGTCGGCCGTTCCGCGATCGGCCCGCGGCATGACGAGGCGCAGCTGCTCGACGAGCTGCTCGCCGACCGGGCGGCGCTCGGAACCGTGCTGCAGGCGCGCGGGGTGTGA
- a CDS encoding LLM class flavin-dependent oxidoreductase, with protein sequence MQFGIFTVGDVTTDPTNDTTPTEHERIKAILTIAQKAEEVGLDVFALGEHHNEPFVPSSPTTMLGYVAAKTENILLSTSTTLITTNDPVKIAEDYAMLQHIADGRVDMMMGRGNTGPVYPWFGKDIRQGIPLAIENYALLHRLWTEHTVDWEGQFRTPLQGFTSTPRPLDGVAPFVWHGSIRSPEIAEQAAYYGDGFFANHIFWPKEHFQRLIAFYRQRFEHYGHGQADQAYVGLGGQVFMTKNSQDAVNRFRPYFDNAPVYGHGPSLEDFTEQTPLTVGSPQQVIDRTLTFRETFGDYQRQLFLMDHAGLPLKTVLEQLDMLGELVVPVLRKEFDAKRPAHVPDGPTHQSQIERMRAREAAKQAQDDETQSAVAAEAARVGA encoded by the coding sequence ATGCAGTTCGGAATCTTCACCGTCGGAGACGTCACGACCGACCCGACGAACGACACCACCCCCACCGAGCACGAGCGCATCAAGGCGATCCTCACCATCGCGCAGAAGGCCGAGGAGGTCGGCCTCGACGTCTTCGCGCTCGGCGAGCACCACAACGAGCCCTTCGTGCCCTCGAGCCCCACGACGATGCTCGGCTACGTCGCGGCGAAGACCGAGAACATCCTGCTCTCGACCAGCACGACGCTCATCACGACGAACGACCCCGTGAAGATCGCCGAAGACTACGCGATGCTCCAGCACATCGCCGACGGCCGCGTCGACATGATGATGGGTCGCGGCAACACCGGACCGGTCTACCCCTGGTTCGGCAAGGACATCCGCCAGGGCATCCCGCTCGCCATCGAGAACTACGCGCTGTTGCACCGCCTCTGGACGGAGCACACCGTCGACTGGGAGGGCCAGTTCCGCACCCCGCTCCAGGGCTTCACGAGCACCCCGCGCCCCCTCGACGGCGTCGCTCCTTTCGTCTGGCACGGCAGCATCCGCAGCCCTGAGATCGCCGAGCAGGCCGCCTATTACGGCGACGGCTTCTTCGCGAACCACATCTTCTGGCCGAAGGAGCACTTCCAGCGCCTCATCGCCTTCTACCGTCAGCGCTTCGAGCACTACGGTCACGGTCAGGCCGACCAGGCCTACGTGGGCCTCGGCGGCCAGGTCTTCATGACGAAGAACTCGCAGGATGCGGTGAACCGGTTCCGCCCCTACTTCGACAACGCGCCGGTGTACGGACACGGCCCCAGCCTCGAGGACTTCACCGAGCAGACCCCGCTCACCGTCGGCAGTCCGCAGCAGGTGATCGACCGCACACTCACCTTCCGCGAGACCTTCGGCGACTACCAGCGCCAGCTGTTCCTCATGGACCACGCCGGCCTTCCGCTGAAGACGGTGCTCGAGCAGCTCGACATGCTGGGCGAGCTCGTGGTGCCCGTGCTCCGCAAGGAGTTCGACGCCAAGCGACCCGCGCACGTGCCCGACGGCCCGACCCACCAGTCGCAGATCGAGCGGATGCGCGCCCGCGAGGCCGCGAAGCAGGCTCAGGACGACGAGACCCAGTCGGCAGTCGCCGCCGAGGCCGCACGGGTGGGTGCCTGA
- a CDS encoding UvrD-helicase domain-containing protein has product MADSELAGERDYVAGLYARLDGLRAEAERELASVRRESVGGNHQSRSERDAFARVYEDRIRQLRDVGERLAFGRLELADPGDGDSGTGSRDARADGASDADRDTRADGADGVDGAAGSRLRYIGRIGLRDENLEPLLLDWRAPQAAAFYQATAATPLGARARRHLTTRGREVVHIEDEVFDTALLDEEGTRLQGEGALLAALSAQRTGRMHDIVSTIQAEQDRIIRSELSGVLVVQGGPGTGKTAVALHRAAYLLYTHRERLGSSGVLVVGPSRAFLQYINAVLPSLGETGVVLASLGQLYPGVEAVADDEPAVAALKGSSEMAALIRRAVRSRQRVPAEPQTLEVNGERIELLPQAIADAIAKARESGKPYNEARVSFVKTMLGQLTKQLAEQLRRRGGTVDDADLAYLREDIRTAYDVRVALNTAWIPLTPEKLLEDLYARPQWLTSLTGHWSKAKRELLRRERGSAFTVSDVPLLDEAAELLGEYDEGDSARKRAEKAQHKRDLENAKNAIRNMDVAGLVSAETVVAGFAESAASLTTAERAASDRTWTYGHIVVDEAQELSPMQWRLLLRRAPLRSFTIVGDIAQASSAASATSWSSTLDPLLGDSWRLEELTVNYRTPAQIVDAAERVAVAGGLEVTHSRSVRTTDWPVEALSSTTDAELGSLVERIAAEMVGGGGTTAVIAADSAVSATADALTEAFGDRVGVGAAGLSRPVAVINPAEAKGLEFDNVVLVSPAAVVDQNARGASALYVAMTRPTQRLVLVLASGETPPAGL; this is encoded by the coding sequence GTGGCGGATTCCGAACTCGCGGGGGAGCGGGACTACGTGGCCGGGCTGTACGCACGGCTCGACGGGCTGCGGGCTGAGGCGGAGCGGGAGCTCGCCTCGGTGCGGCGCGAGAGCGTGGGCGGCAACCACCAGTCGCGCTCCGAGCGGGATGCGTTCGCGCGCGTGTACGAAGACCGCATCCGTCAGCTGCGCGACGTGGGGGAGCGCCTCGCCTTCGGCCGCCTCGAGCTCGCCGATCCGGGTGACGGCGACAGCGGCACCGGTTCGCGTGACGCGCGCGCCGACGGCGCGAGCGACGCCGACCGCGACACCCGCGCCGACGGCGCCGATGGCGTCGATGGCGCTGCGGGATCGCGGCTGCGCTACATCGGGCGTATAGGGCTCCGCGACGAGAACCTCGAGCCGCTGCTGCTCGACTGGCGCGCGCCGCAGGCGGCAGCGTTCTACCAGGCCACCGCGGCCACGCCCCTCGGTGCCCGTGCCCGCCGTCACCTCACCACTCGCGGCCGCGAGGTGGTGCACATCGAGGACGAGGTCTTCGACACCGCTCTCCTCGACGAGGAGGGAACCCGCCTCCAGGGCGAGGGGGCCCTGCTCGCCGCGCTCTCCGCGCAGCGCACCGGCCGCATGCACGACATCGTGTCGACGATCCAGGCCGAGCAGGACCGCATCATCCGTTCCGAGCTCTCAGGGGTTCTCGTGGTGCAGGGCGGCCCCGGCACCGGCAAGACCGCCGTGGCCCTCCACCGCGCCGCCTACCTGCTCTACACGCACCGCGAACGCCTCGGCTCGAGCGGTGTGCTCGTCGTGGGCCCGAGCCGCGCCTTCCTGCAGTACATCAACGCGGTGCTGCCGAGCCTCGGCGAGACCGGTGTGGTGCTGGCGAGCCTGGGGCAGCTCTACCCGGGGGTGGAGGCGGTCGCCGACGACGAGCCCGCCGTCGCCGCGCTGAAGGGGTCGTCGGAGATGGCGGCGCTCATCCGTCGTGCCGTGCGCTCCCGTCAGCGCGTGCCCGCCGAACCGCAGACGCTCGAGGTGAACGGGGAGCGCATCGAGCTGCTGCCGCAGGCCATCGCCGATGCCATCGCGAAGGCGCGCGAGTCGGGCAAGCCCTACAACGAGGCACGCGTGTCGTTCGTGAAGACCATGCTCGGCCAGCTCACCAAGCAGCTCGCCGAGCAGCTGCGCCGCCGCGGGGGCACGGTCGACGACGCCGACCTCGCGTACCTCCGCGAAGACATCCGCACCGCCTACGACGTGCGCGTCGCGCTCAACACCGCGTGGATCCCGCTCACCCCCGAGAAGCTCCTCGAAGACCTCTATGCCAGGCCGCAGTGGCTCACCTCGCTCACCGGCCACTGGTCGAAGGCCAAGCGCGAGCTGCTGCGCCGGGAGCGGGGCTCGGCGTTCACCGTCTCCGACGTGCCGCTGCTCGACGAGGCTGCCGAACTGCTCGGCGAGTACGACGAGGGCGACAGTGCCCGCAAGCGTGCCGAGAAGGCCCAGCACAAGCGCGACCTCGAGAACGCGAAGAACGCGATCCGCAACATGGACGTCGCGGGCCTGGTCTCGGCCGAGACGGTCGTGGCGGGCTTCGCCGAGAGCGCGGCGAGCCTCACCACGGCCGAGCGGGCCGCCTCCGACCGCACCTGGACCTACGGGCACATCGTCGTCGACGAGGCTCAGGAGCTCTCACCCATGCAGTGGCGGCTGCTGCTGCGCCGCGCCCCGCTGCGCTCCTTCACCATCGTCGGCGACATCGCCCAGGCGAGTTCGGCGGCCTCGGCCACGAGCTGGAGCTCGACCCTCGACCCGCTGCTCGGCGATTCTTGGCGTCTCGAGGAGCTCACGGTGAACTACCGCACTCCCGCGCAGATCGTCGACGCCGCCGAGCGCGTGGCGGTGGCCGGCGGCCTCGAGGTGACGCACTCACGCTCGGTGCGCACCACCGACTGGCCGGTCGAGGCGCTCTCGTCGACGACGGACGCGGAACTCGGCTCGCTCGTCGAGCGCATCGCCGCCGAGATGGTCGGCGGGGGCGGCACCACGGCCGTGATCGCCGCCGACTCTGCGGTCTCGGCGACAGCCGACGCGCTGACCGAGGCGTTCGGTGATCGGGTCGGTGTCGGCGCAGCGGGGCTCTCGCGCCCCGTCGCCGTCATCAACCCCGCGGAGGCGAAGGGGCTCGAGTTCGACAACGTGGTGCTGGTCTCCCCGGCCGCCGTCGTCGACCAGAACGCGCGGGGCGCATCCGCTCTCTACGTCGCGATGACCAGGCCGACGCAGCGGCTCGTGCTCGTGCTCGCATCGGGGGAGACGCCGCCCGCCGGGCTCTGA
- the rpsO gene encoding 30S ribosomal protein S15: protein MALEADVKKAIIDEYATHPGDTGSPEVQVAILTKRIKDLTEHLKEHKHDHHSRRGLLILVGQRRRLLGYLQDIDIERYRSLIERLGLRR, encoded by the coding sequence ATGGCACTCGAAGCAGACGTCAAGAAGGCGATCATCGACGAGTACGCTACCCACCCCGGTGACACCGGATCCCCTGAGGTGCAGGTCGCCATCCTGACCAAGCGCATCAAGGACCTCACGGAGCACCTGAAGGAGCACAAGCACGACCACCACTCGCGTCGTGGCCTCCTCATCCTCGTGGGTCAGCGTCGTCGCCTCCTCGGCTACCTCCAGGACATCGACATCGAGCGCTACCGCTCGCTGATCGAGCGTCTCGGCCTCCGCCGCTAA
- a CDS encoding FMN reductase, with amino-acid sequence MPGYETTAPKRLVELSAGLSQPSSTRLLADRLAEATVSDLAGRGVDVELTVIELRDLAQDITNNLLTGFPSAKLQAALDAVAGADGLIAVSPVFTASYSGLFKSFFDVIDNTALTGLPVLIAATGGTPRHSLVLDHAMRPLFGYLRAPVLPTSVFAAAEDWGSGAADDGFPTLPDRIHRAAGELATSVAASTRSGEIKDPFALDAGFSPVGGFGAQ; translated from the coding sequence ATGCCCGGCTACGAGACCACGGCGCCGAAGCGCCTCGTGGAACTCTCGGCCGGGCTCAGCCAGCCGTCGTCGACGAGGCTGCTCGCCGACCGGTTGGCCGAGGCCACGGTCTCCGACCTCGCCGGGCGCGGGGTGGACGTGGAGCTGACCGTGATCGAGCTGCGCGACCTCGCGCAGGACATCACGAACAACCTGCTCACCGGGTTCCCGAGCGCCAAGCTCCAGGCCGCCCTCGACGCGGTGGCCGGCGCCGACGGGCTCATCGCGGTGAGCCCCGTGTTCACCGCGAGCTACTCGGGCCTCTTCAAGTCGTTCTTCGACGTGATCGACAACACCGCGCTCACCGGCCTGCCGGTGCTCATCGCCGCCACCGGCGGCACACCCCGCCACTCGCTGGTGCTCGACCACGCCATGCGGCCGCTGTTCGGCTACCTCAGGGCGCCCGTGCTGCCGACGAGCGTGTTCGCGGCGGCGGAGGACTGGGGCAGCGGCGCGGCCGACGACGGGTTCCCCACGCTGCCCGACCGCATCCACCGCGCGGCGGGCGAGCTCGCCACGTCGGTCGCGGCGTCGACCCGTTCGGGCGAGATCAAGGACCCGTTCGCCCTCGACGCGGGCTTCAGCCCGGTCGGCGGGTTCGGCGCGCAGTAG
- a CDS encoding FKBP-type peptidyl-prolyl cis-trans isomerase: protein MTDSTGSKPEIEFPEGPAPTTLEIVDIVEGTGAEAVPGGTVEVHYLGVEYETGEEFDSSWNRGETISFPLNGLIAGWQEGIPGMKAGGRRKLTIPPHLAYGPAGSGHFLAGKTLIFVIDLISVP from the coding sequence ATGACAGATTCCACCGGTTCCAAGCCCGAGATCGAATTCCCCGAAGGCCCCGCCCCCACCACGCTCGAGATCGTCGACATCGTCGAGGGCACCGGCGCCGAAGCCGTTCCCGGCGGCACCGTCGAGGTGCACTACCTCGGCGTCGAGTACGAGACCGGCGAAGAGTTCGACTCCTCCTGGAACCGTGGCGAGACCATCAGCTTCCCCCTGAACGGCCTCATCGCCGGCTGGCAGGAGGGCATCCCCGGCATGAAGGCCGGCGGCCGCCGCAAGCTCACCATCCCCCCGCACCTCGCCTACGGCCCCGCCGGCTCCGGCCACTTCCTCGCGGGCAAGACGCTGATCTTCGTGATCGACCTGATCTCTGTGCCGTGA